A genomic region of Manihot esculenta cultivar AM560-2 chromosome 15, M.esculenta_v8, whole genome shotgun sequence contains the following coding sequences:
- the LOC122721977 gene encoding uncharacterized protein LOC122721977, whose amino-acid sequence MAIRFAVLAIDLSVRTVAFKGTEEFVDARSKAIYDKYVQLKEDVTQQQEGSNEPTPINEAQLYYEAVGGQKKSRVYGLGSQASAYFHEPSHCSASCTSAPPVDPPTIEAMNRMQNKIDRLETDNGRITIVLDELQTFMHMMMAQQGIGTSTQTSAPRAPPAPSPQWRHDDAPVIGDYHTDNDDDTDDELASLV is encoded by the exons ATGGCAATCAGATTTGCTGTCCTTGCAATCGATTTAAGTGTCAGAACCGTAGCTTTCAAGGGGACAGAAGAGTTTGTTGATGCTAGGTCAAaagctatttat GATAAATATGTACAACTGAAGGAGGATGTAACACAGCAACAGGAGGGAAGCAATGAGCCAACGCCCATAAATGAGGCCCAGCTGTACTACGAAGCGGTTGGCGGGCAGAAAAAGAGTCGAGTTTATGGATTAGGGTCCCAGGCTTCAGCATATTTTCATGAGCCATCTCATTGTTCCGCTTCATGCACGTCTGCACCCCCAGTGGATCCTCCTACAATTGAAGCAATGAACAGGatgcaaaataaaattgatCGGCTAGAGACAGACAACGGTCGAATTACCATAGTACTGGACGAGTTGCAGACGTTTATGCATATGATGATGGCACAACAGGGTATTGGGACATCCACTCAGACATCTGCTCCTAGGGCACCTCCAGCTCCGTCTCCACAGTGGCGGCATGATGATGCCCCTGTCATTGGTGATTATCATACAGACAatgatgatgatacagatgatgagcttgctagtttagtttag